The DNA region GGGCGTGGTGATCATTACACCGGCGTTCAACCGTCTGGGCCTGACCGGCATGATTCGCGGCTGCGTGGCGGTGGCGATCTCGGTGCCGATGATCCTGCCGGTATTCTCCGCGTTCACGTCGATGCCCGAGCACAGCGGTTTTTCTCTTGCGGGGTTGATGATCAAGGAGCTGCTGATCGGCTTGCTGATCGGGCTGTTGTTCGGTATCCCGTTCTGGGCCGCCGAAGTGGCAGGCGAACTGATCGACCTGCAACGCGGCTCGACCATGGAACAACTGGTCGACCCGTTGGGGCAGGGTGAGGCGAGCGTGATGGCGACATTGCTCACGGTCATGCTGATCACGCTGTTTTTCATGTCCGGCGGTTTCATCCTGATGGTCGACGGCTATTACCACAGCTATCAGCTCTGGCCGGTGACCGAATTCACGCCGCTGTTCAGCAGTGCGGCCCTGATGTCCATTCTGGCGATTCTCGACCAGGTGATGCGCATTGGCGTGCTGATGGTCGCACCACTGCTCATAGCGATGCTGATCACCGACCTGATGTTGGCGTACCTGTCACGCATGGCACCCAGCCTGCATATTTTCGACTTGTCATTGCCGGTCAAGAACCTGTTCTTCTCGGTGTTGATGGTGGTCTACATCGGTTTTCTGATTCCGGTGATGATCGATCAGTTGGCACAGTTCCGCGGAACGGTCGAAGTACTCAAGGCCATGGCCAGCGAGGCACCCTGAATGGGCGAATCCAGCGAGGAAAAAAGCCAGCCGGCCACGGACAAGAAGCTGCGTGATGCGCGCAAGAAGGGCCAGGTCGCGAAAAGCCAGGACCTGGTTTCCGGCATGGTGATTCTGTTGTGTACGTTGTGCATTTCGGTCTTGTTGCCCAAGGCGCGGGCGCAGGTGGAGGCGTTGATCGACCTGGCGGCGCTGATCTACATCGAACCCTTCAACGAGGTCTGGCCACGGCTGCTGGATCACGCCGAGCAGATCGTCATCGGCATTACCTTGCCAGTGGTGGCCGTGACGGTCGGCGCGGTGATTCTGACCAATATCGTGACCATGCGCGGCGTCGTGTTTTCGGTCGAACCCATTCAGCCGGACATCAAGCGGATCAATCCAGCCGAGGGTTTCAAGCGTATTTTTGCCATGCGGAACCTGATCGAGTTCCTCAAGGGGCTGGTCAAGGTGGTGCTGCTGGGGCTGGCGTTTTACGTTATCGGCCGCCAGGCCCTGCAAGCACTGATGGAGTCTTCGCGCTGTGGCGAAGGTTGCATCGAGTCGACGTTCTACCTGGTGCTCAAGCCACTGGTGTTTACCGTGCTGGCGGCGTTTCTGCTGGTTGGTGCTGTGGATGTGCTCATGCAGCGCTGGCTGTTTGGCCGGGAAATGAAAATGAGCCACAGCGAGCAGAAACGCGAACGCAAGGACGTCGATGGCGACCCGATGATCAAACGCGAACGTCAGCGCCAACGACGGGAAATGCAGGCACTGGCGACCAAGCTGGGCTTGGCGCGGGCGTCGTTGATGATCGGCGACGCTGGTGGCTGGGTCGTGGGGGTACGCTACGTTCGCGGCGAAACGCCAGTGCCGATAGTCGTCTGCCGCGCCGCACCACAAGAGTCCGCAGCCTTACTGGCCGAGGCTGCACCACTGGGCATCGCCCTGTGGCCAGACGCAAGCCTCGCCGAGTCCATTGCCAAACGAAGCGTGGCAGGCGATCCTGTGCCGGAAAACACCTTCCAGGCGGTGGCCGATGCACTGGTGGCGCAGCGGCTGATCTGATCTCAGCACAGCCATTGGCATGAGAGTCAGTTGCCTTCAGTGCATCGCCGGGCTGTGGCGGGTCATGGGCGTGCCGGGCACGATTTTCAGGCGGTTGAGGTCGGCGTTGACGCGCCACGCCCAGAAATGTGTGCCGTCCTCACGGGCTATATCCAGTGCCTGAGTCAGCATCTTGCGCACATCCTTCAGTGCATAGCTATGCGGCTGATCAAGCATCAACTGTGCTTTGACCCGCATGATCTCCGGCAGATACCAGCGATCCTGATTCTCTACCGCGCCAAGGTGAAGCTCGTCGAGGATTTCCAGCGCCAGCGGTTCAAGCCTGAGCGCCGCCAGCCCGGACGCGTACTCGGTGTGCAGCATCGCATGCAACGGCGTTTCGACATGGTTGCGTAACTGCTGAAGCGCTTCTCCCAGCAGCGGCACACCGGTCGCGGCGTCGCCTTCGCGGATCGCCAGAATGCTTTCGTAACAGGACGTCAACTGACGCCAGATATGCAGTGGTTGTCGCTCGCTGCTTTGCTTGAGAAGGTTCAGAAAGTACCGCGTCTTGTGCAGCGTACCGGCAATCAGCGTTGCCGGGATCGCACTGATCGCCAGGGTGTACCACAACGTCGCAGGATGACTCAGCGCAACCGCCTGTTTCACATTGATGTCCAGCGCCACCATCGCCTGCCCCGTGTTACCAATCAGCAACTGAACCTGAGCCCGCAGTGACTGCGCAGCAATCCGCTGATCGAAATGCATGTCGATAATGTGCGATGACGGCGAGCGTGGAGCGCCGAGCGCTTCTTCAATGGCCTGGCGGGCGGTCTTCATGTCGCCCATGTAAAACGCGCTGGTCGCGCGCATCCTTCGGCCCAGCAACTGACAGTCGGCGATCCGGTAATCCTTGCCCAGCGCAAGAAACTGCGAGGCGACCTGCGTGCCTTGCACATGTTTGTTGCTGCAGGTGTGATCGTTCCATTGCCCCCACAAGGCCCGCAGACGGTATTCGGAGTCGTCGAGCGCCTCGGCATCTTCACTGACCTGCTGCCAGACCTCGCGCATTTTCTGTCCGGCGCCGTAGGTCAGCATCAGTATGCTGCCGGACATGGTCAGCAGACGCATGCGCTGCCGACGGTCCATCTGCACCTCTTCCCGCTGCCGGGGCAAGCCCTGGTTGACCCAGTCCTGATATTCGCGCACCAGCGACAGCCTGAGCCATAACGGCGAGCTGCACAGGGTCAGTTCCACTCCCAACTGGCGGTCGCCCTCGGCCGAAAAGGCCCAGGTCAGGGCTGCACGTACGGTGTCGATTTCCACACCGTAACGCTGAGTCCATAGCTCCTGGGGCAGTTGTTCGAGATCCAGCCTGGCCTGTTCAAGCAGTGCCATCGCCCATTGCGCGTGGGCGCTGCACAAACGTGGCACATCATCGAGCTGTACGAGCTTTTCATGGGCGTACAGGCGCGTGGTTTCCAGCAGTCGAAAGCGTTTGCCCTGGCTGTGATCGAAGGTGCCCAGCAGGGATTTGTCGAGCAGGCTTTCGAGCATCGGCAACGTCATTCGCACATCAGGCAGACCGATGTTGACGATCGCCATCACCCCGTCAATGGTAAACGAGCCGTTGAATATCGACAGCTGACGCAGCAAGGCTTGCTCGTGCGTGCTGAGCATGCCGTAGGTCCAGTCCAGCGTGGCACTCAGCGAGCGCTGGCGTGGCAGGGCGGTACGAAGCCCGGTCATTTGCAGGCGGAAGCTGCCGTCCAGCAGGCCGACCAGATCGTGAATGCCAAACGTTCTGGCGCGTGCGGCGGCCAGTTCGATGGCCAACGGGTTGCCGTCCAGTTTGCGGCAGATGGCCGCGACTGTTTGGGCGTCGCTGTCGTTGAAGGAAAATTCGGGATCCTGCTCTCTGGCGCGGGTGACGAAAAGCGCCACGCCGGAATAGGTCATTGCCTGCGCGGCAGTGAGCGCTTCGTGTTCGTCCGGCACTTGCAGAGGACCGAGTTCATGCACCCATTCGCCTTGCGCACGCAGCGGCTCCCGGCTGGTAACCACGATGCAGCACAGCGGCGCATTGGCCAGTAACGCTTCGACCGCAGCGGCGGTTTCATCCAGTACATGCTCGCAGTTATCGAGCACCAGCAATTGCGGGCGGCTGACCAGTGATGGCGGTATATCGTGCAGAGGCTGTTCGTTTTCGGCGCTCAGGCCCAGCGCGAAGGCGATTCTCCCCAGTATCGGTTGGGCGCTGTTGACCGGCGTCAGGTCGACAAAGGCGATGCTGAGGCTGGAATGTGCGGCCAGGCTGTCAGCCAGTGCCAGCGCTACGGTGGTTTTGCCAACGCCGCCCGGGCCGGTCAGGGTCAGCAAGCGTCGGGTGAGGGTCAGTTCCAGCAATTGCCGGATCAACTCGTCACGCCCGAGCACCTGACGATGGGTCGCTGGCACTGCATAACACGTATCCACTGCCATTGCCGGGGGCTCGTTGCGCAGCTCTGGTTGCACGCTGACCGGCGCAACAAACCGGTAACCACGACCGGGCACGGTAACGATATAATTTTCGTCGTTCTCCAGCGCTCTGCGTAAGGCCACGATCTGGGCGCGCAGGTTGCATTCCTCGACCACCGCTCTGGGCCAGGCCAGCGCCAGCAGTTCCGATTTTTCCAGCAGCTCGCCGGGACGCGTGGCAAAAGCGACCAGCAACGCCATTGCGCGGCTACCCAGTGGCACCGGCTGTGAATCCTTGAGCAGCAAATATTCGCGTGGAAGCAGGGTGAACGAGCCGAAGTGGATGGCCTCAGGGCTGCGCGACGAATCACCTGTTCCAGGGTTGGCCATTGCATCCTGGCCGCTTGCTTCGAAATCCATGCTTAGACCTGTGTCAGAAGTAATAGCTGCGCCACCGCACCGTGCAGGAGCATGAAGGTCCCGATCTGTGTCTGTGTGTTGATGCCTGTTCTGTGGATCTGCTGAAGCCAATGGACGTCCAATGGGTACGCTGCAACTAACCAGACGCCCCGATTTATCGGGTGTGAGCAGATGATTGACCGCTGGCCTGGTTTAAAACGTCGACTTTCCGGCAAAGGGGAGAGTCTAGTGACACCAGATGACTGTTTAGAGAGCAATGCACAAATCGCGCCCATGTTAATTGACATCAACTGGCCGTCTGTTTGCGTACCGTTGGTCGGCTTACAGTGAATTTTTTACAAGCGTGGAGTTTGCAGGAACTGTTCTTTGCGCCAGTCGTTACAGAGCGCGCAGGTACCCTTTTTCAAAAGGGGGCATTTAGCGTTACCAGAAACTTAGTGCAGTTGATGAATGGTTAATCGAACTATCAATTATCGGCCTCTCTTCAAAGCATTGAGGGAAAGTGCCTGAATAATAATTAGTGTTACTGAATGTGTTTCCTTACCCGAGTGCGCACTTTATGAACAATCGCGTTGAGTGCCTATTCAATACTCCGGCTATCCGTTATTCAGCAACTCTTCCGGTGATGTCATCCCTTCTTAATGCAAAGCCGTTTTAATCAATCCCGATAGCGGACGCCTGACAGTTATCCAGGCTCCGCGCCTCTGCCTGCAAAGGCCCGGCTCGCACCCGTTCAATCCATGACAGCGCCGCTTTAGCTGTGCAGGCAGCGCTGTAGCGATGGAAGTTTCGGGTGACCAATGGAAGGAAAAACAATGACGACTGTTAATAAGATCACCACTGAAAAACCCACTAATCCAGCGGACGCCAAAGCCTGGGAACAGGCTGTACAGCAGTCCAGAGAGGTCGGTATCCAGTGGCAATTGCCTGACGACGACAAACGCTCTGCACAGCAAATCATCGACGACAGCCCATTGCTGAAAAATCTGGGCGGGCGCGGCGACAAGGGAGAGGCCAAGGAAAACCTGATTGCTCAGGTTGGCGACTACACCAAAGACTCCAACGCTGCGTTTCGTGCCGTGCAACTGCTCGAACACATTGAAACCTTCGATGCCAACGGCGACCGTCTGGCGGGCAAGGACATCGGTAACAATCGCATTGACGGCTACACCAGCAGCAGCGATGCCAGACACGGCACAGAGGCCGGTCGTCTGAAGGATTTCGGCAAGGACGGATTTTCGAGCCTCAAAGGCAAACTGCATGAAACAAGATCCGCCGCCAACGACTCTGCCACCCGCGAGCAGGCCGAGAAACTGGGCATCCATTGGGAGCGTCCGGCAGGTGATGAAAGGGACGCCAGGAGCATTGTCGAAGGCGATCCCTTGCTCCGGAATCTGGGTAATCAGAGTGACGTCAGGGACATGCTGAAAGAGCAGGTCGGCGATTTCGATAACGACGCTGACGCCGCCTATCGTGCCACTCAGGTGCTGGCGCATATCGAACAGTTCGACGGCAACGGTGCGCGGATTGTCGGCGGTGACGTCGCCAACGGCAGCATCAATGGCTTCACCAAAAGCGGCGAGGCCCGCAACGGCACTGAAGCCGGCCGGTTGCAGGATTTCGGCAAGGACGGCTTTTCCAGTCTCAAGGGCGAAATGGCCAATGTGTCAGTCGCCGGTGACAACACGCAGACTCGCGAGCAGGCCGAAAAGCTCGGCTTTATGTGGGAGCTGCCCAAGGATGACCAGCGCTCGGCTCAGGACATCATCGACGCCAATCCGCTGCTCAAGAATCTCGGTAACCAGAGCGGCGTCAAGGACATGCTCAAAGAGCGGGTCGGTGATTTCGAAAAGGATGCCAACGCTGCGTTTCGCGCCGCTCAGGTGCTCGACCGGGTGACGATGTACAACGAGAAGGGCGAGATCCAGTCAGGCGGTGATGTGTTCAACAGCCGCGTCGATGGTTTCACCAAAGGCGCCGAGGCCAGACATGGCACCGAGGCTGGCCGCTTGCAGGACTTCGGCAAACTGGGCTTCGATGCGTTGCCCGAACTGAAGAAAAGCGAAGACATCAGCAGCTACAAGGATTTTCTCAAGGCCAACCCCGACGCAGATGACGCCTCGAAGCAGATCGCCCGGTACGCCGCGATCCTCGACGAAAACCATGACGCGATCAAGGGCAAGACCGGCTCGAAGAACATGAACGCCGAAGCGCTGGCGGCCTATAAGGACAAGAACCCGCAGCTCGACAAAGAGGTCAAGGAGGCGCTGGATTTCTGGTCGCAACCCGGTGCCTTTGCGTTGCTGGATAACGCCAAAAGCCCGCTTGAGCAAGGCGCCGATGGCAAGGCCAGTCGTGCTGATATTCAGGCTTTCATCAAGACTGCCTCCCCGAAAGACGTCGGTGCGGTCGGCACGCTGCTGGAAGTCGTCGCCGAAGGCAACCTGCTCAACAAGGTCAATACCGACGCGCTCAACAAGGACGTGTTCGATAATCCGCAAAACTACACCGCCGAACAGAAGGCTGCCGTTCTGCAGGAACTCAAGGCTGCACAAAGCCTGATCGTCAAGGGCAGTGGCACTGGCATGTGGAAGGATGACAAGTCCCAGGTGCAGATTGCCAACAATGTGCGCAGCCATCCTGACGCGCAGAAGCTGCTCGATGACGTCAACGAGCACATCGCGACGCTCGAAAAAGACCCTGCAGTGGTCAAGTTCTACAACGAGAACGCGACCAGTGAATTGAGCAAGGTGCTGGAGGGCAGCGAGGGCCTGAAAAACGCACTGCAAAGCACCTACGACAACGACATCAAGACCGGCAAGGCACTCGACACGCTGTGGGACGCCAATACCAAGGACGGCAAGACTGATCAGCAGACCGCACTGGCGCAATTCTACAGTTCGGCGCAAAGCGTTCAGGAATCACTGGGCGTGAGCAACCCGAGCGAAATTCAGGCAGCCGTGCAGAAGTCCACCCACAACAAGGATTTCGAATCGTTCTATGAAAAATCCCTGGTCTCGGGTGAGCGTCTGAAAGAGCTGCTCAAGACCGAAAGCTTCGAGGTGGCAACCAGCCAGTTCAGCATGGAAGTGGCGATGTACAACGCTGCGCTGAACCCGGAG from Pseudomonas syringae includes:
- the sctT gene encoding type III secretion system export apparatus subunit SctT translates to MGADLTNAFIEVAYPVISSASLAASRAMGVVIITPAFNRLGLTGMIRGCVAVAISVPMILPVFSAFTSMPEHSGFSLAGLMIKELLIGLLIGLLFGIPFWAAEVAGELIDLQRGSTMEQLVDPLGQGEASVMATLLTVMLITLFFMSGGFILMVDGYYHSYQLWPVTEFTPLFSSAALMSILAILDQVMRIGVLMVAPLLIAMLITDLMLAYLSRMAPSLHIFDLSLPVKNLFFSVLMVVYIGFLIPVMIDQLAQFRGTVEVLKAMASEAP
- a CDS encoding EscU/YscU/HrcU family type III secretion system export apparatus switch protein, with the translated sequence MGESSEEKSQPATDKKLRDARKKGQVAKSQDLVSGMVILLCTLCISVLLPKARAQVEALIDLAALIYIEPFNEVWPRLLDHAEQIVIGITLPVVAVTVGAVILTNIVTMRGVVFSVEPIQPDIKRINPAEGFKRIFAMRNLIEFLKGLVKVVLLGLAFYVIGRQALQALMESSRCGEGCIESTFYLVLKPLVFTVLAAFLLVGAVDVLMQRWLFGREMKMSHSEQKRERKDVDGDPMIKRERQRQRREMQALATKLGLARASLMIGDAGGWVVGVRYVRGETPVPIVVCRAAPQESAALLAEAAPLGIALWPDASLAESIAKRSVAGDPVPENTFQAVADALVAQRLI
- a CDS encoding ATP-binding protein — encoded protein: MDFEASGQDAMANPGTGDSSRSPEAIHFGSFTLLPREYLLLKDSQPVPLGSRAMALLVAFATRPGELLEKSELLALAWPRAVVEECNLRAQIVALRRALENDENYIVTVPGRGYRFVAPVSVQPELRNEPPAMAVDTCYAVPATHRQVLGRDELIRQLLELTLTRRLLTLTGPGGVGKTTVALALADSLAAHSSLSIAFVDLTPVNSAQPILGRIAFALGLSAENEQPLHDIPPSLVSRPQLLVLDNCEHVLDETAAAVEALLANAPLCCIVVTSREPLRAQGEWVHELGPLQVPDEHEALTAAQAMTYSGVALFVTRAREQDPEFSFNDSDAQTVAAICRKLDGNPLAIELAAARARTFGIHDLVGLLDGSFRLQMTGLRTALPRQRSLSATLDWTYGMLSTHEQALLRQLSIFNGSFTIDGVMAIVNIGLPDVRMTLPMLESLLDKSLLGTFDHSQGKRFRLLETTRLYAHEKLVQLDDVPRLCSAHAQWAMALLEQARLDLEQLPQELWTQRYGVEIDTVRAALTWAFSAEGDRQLGVELTLCSSPLWLRLSLVREYQDWVNQGLPRQREEVQMDRRQRMRLLTMSGSILMLTYGAGQKMREVWQQVSEDAEALDDSEYRLRALWGQWNDHTCSNKHVQGTQVASQFLALGKDYRIADCQLLGRRMRATSAFYMGDMKTARQAIEEALGAPRSPSSHIIDMHFDQRIAAQSLRAQVQLLIGNTGQAMVALDINVKQAVALSHPATLWYTLAISAIPATLIAGTLHKTRYFLNLLKQSSERQPLHIWRQLTSCYESILAIREGDAATGVPLLGEALQQLRNHVETPLHAMLHTEYASGLAALRLEPLALEILDELHLGAVENQDRWYLPEIMRVKAQLMLDQPHSYALKDVRKMLTQALDIAREDGTHFWAWRVNADLNRLKIVPGTPMTRHSPAMH
- a CDS encoding type III effector HrpK domain-containing protein, with translation MTTVNKITTEKPTNPADAKAWEQAVQQSREVGIQWQLPDDDKRSAQQIIDDSPLLKNLGGRGDKGEAKENLIAQVGDYTKDSNAAFRAVQLLEHIETFDANGDRLAGKDIGNNRIDGYTSSSDARHGTEAGRLKDFGKDGFSSLKGKLHETRSAANDSATREQAEKLGIHWERPAGDERDARSIVEGDPLLRNLGNQSDVRDMLKEQVGDFDNDADAAYRATQVLAHIEQFDGNGARIVGGDVANGSINGFTKSGEARNGTEAGRLQDFGKDGFSSLKGEMANVSVAGDNTQTREQAEKLGFMWELPKDDQRSAQDIIDANPLLKNLGNQSGVKDMLKERVGDFEKDANAAFRAAQVLDRVTMYNEKGEIQSGGDVFNSRVDGFTKGAEARHGTEAGRLQDFGKLGFDALPELKKSEDISSYKDFLKANPDADDASKQIARYAAILDENHDAIKGKTGSKNMNAEALAAYKDKNPQLDKEVKEALDFWSQPGAFALLDNAKSPLEQGADGKASRADIQAFIKTASPKDVGAVGTLLEVVAEGNLLNKVNTDALNKDVFDNPQNYTAEQKAAVLQELKAAQSLIVKGSGTGMWKDDKSQVQIANNVRSHPDAQKLLDDVNEHIATLEKDPAVVKFYNENATSELSKVLEGSEGLKNALQSTYDNDIKTGKALDTLWDANTKDGKTDQQTALAQFYSSAQSVQESLGVSNPSEIQAAVQKSTHNKDFESFYEKSLVSGERLKELLKTESFEVATSQFSMEVAMYNAALNPEFTNKFDDAATKNYTDIAQDNVFKDASFDDLKTAFGVDGGDTLDEAKVRSLIDQVAESNPELLMNADGKPATSDQILGVFRGNWDLLRQGTKSISELGLFSKDSSIKAASNAGVLHGVSGLFMAGITIAKGASGAGALTDRQVVDITTGSVQSATLLVEGGVKHFTDKFKAVKDTANPSAYAYITSNLSKLENAAKGLGGLAGVAAGAYGIFDGVKSIRKGELVAGGMSITAGSLGAMAGLASAAEGAAGVFQLTGSVVRALPLLAGSLGIAAAGIGALAMLIPGLIEEGKQETRVDRFSDHLRDYLTQYEIDGVKDGTIMDIPDSEWPGPEETTIAS